The following proteins are co-located in the Argopecten irradians isolate NY chromosome 9, Ai_NY, whole genome shotgun sequence genome:
- the LOC138330515 gene encoding uncharacterized protein — protein MSEELATIRQENSRLLEKMSETNKQLDSELASVRNSEEDQLRQGFRPSCGSIAATFIVREAVLQNFELGTDIYAAFLDNAKAFDSVWVNGLLYKLYQLGFNGKRVLQNSFENVSAFVLYEGKQGEPYHFMQGVGQGRTLSSWMFLVMIDDLISKFDSSELGPRIHDIHIPTVFFEL, from the exons ATGAGTGAAGAACTTGCTACGATACGACAGGAAAATTCGAGACTACTCGAGAAAATGTCGGAGACAAACAAACAGCTGGACTCAGAGCTAGCCTCCGTTCGAAACAGTGAGGAAGATCA ACTACGACAAGGCTTCCGTCCAAGTTGTGGTAGTATTGCAGCAACATTTATTGTTAGGGAAGCTGTTCTTCAGAACTTTGAACTTGGCACCGACATTTATGCGGCGTTCTTGGACAACGCGAAGGCGTTTGATAGTGTCTGGGTTAACGGCCTTCTCTACAAATTATATCAGCTAGGGTTTAATGGCAAACGCGTACTGCAAAACTCGTTTGAGAACGTTTCAGCTTTTGTATTATATGAGGGTAAACAAGGAGAACCATACCATTTCATGCAAGGCGTCGGTCAAGGTCGGACGTTATCATCTTGGATGTTTCTGGTAATGATTGACGATCTCATCTCAAAATTTGATTCCTCAGAGCTAGGTCCACGCATTCATGATATCCATATACCAACAGTTTTTTTCGAGCTGTAA
- the LOC138330516 gene encoding DPH4 homolog gives MEDLYNTLECKNCDNYEDLKKSYQKLALKFHPDKQSQVGSDEEKLKSTDMFMRINRAWKILSDPNLRQKYDAAWTQRCLVQDWPIQDEVDVDEFVQEDIEEEGEGSQFFYTCRCGGSYILHDSDITLRLDVVCCDTCSLTIRVLYPDTDD, from the coding sequence ATGGAAGATCTCTACAACACACTAGAGTGTAAAAATTGTGATAACTATGAGGATCTGAAAAAATCATACCAAAAACTGGCTTTGAAATTTCACCCAGATAAACAAAGTCAAGTTGGTAGTGACGAAGAGAAACTAAAATCGACCGATATGTTCATGCGAATAAATCGCGCGTGGAAAATACTCAGCGATCCAAATCTTAGACAAAAATATGATGCTGCATGGACTCAGCGTTGTTTAGTACAGGATTGGCCAATTCAGGATGAAGTTGATGTTGACGAATTTGTGCAAGAAGATATTgaagaggagggagagggaagCCAGTTCTTTTATACGTGTAGATGTGGAGGAAGTTATATCTTACATGACTCAGATATCACCCTAAGACTGGATGTTGTGTGCTGTGATACATGTTCGTTAACAATAAGAGTGCTGTACCCAGATACTGATGACTGA